ATCCTTAAATGGACCGTCAATAATTTTGACTAAATCCCCTATTTTTGCCTCAATTTTATATTGCGGTTCTTCAACCTTCATTCTTTTTATTAAATTTTCAATTTCTTGTTCGGAGACCGGTATAGGAGTAGTTCCCGAGCCGACAAATCCAGTTACATTAGGCGTATTTCTAACTATATACCAACTGTCATCCGTAACAATCATTTCAACCAAAACATAACCGGGATAAATTTTCTCTTCAACTACTTTTCTTTTGCCATTTTTAATTTTAATCTTTTTTTCCTTAGGAACAATAACATTAAAAATCTTATCTTCCATAGCCAAGGACTCCATTCTTTGTTTAAGGGCTTTAGCTACCGCCTCTTCATAACCAGAGTAAGTGTGAATAACATACCAATTTTTCTTTTGAGGTAAAATTTGTTTCGGCATAACAATAATACCAAAATATGGGTTAATGGGCTACAATATAAATCTATTTAATAAGGTGCTAAATACAAAATCCAATGTTCCTAAAAGCACTGCCATAGCCAGAGAAATTCCAATTACAATTAAAGTATATTTTATTGTTTCTTGTCGGCTTGGCCAATTAACTTTTTTCATTTCCAATTTAACTTCTTTGAAAAAAATTGGAATTTTGGTCAGAAGTTTCATAAATTTTCAATCTATTAAAACAATTATATATCTAAATTTCGGACTTTTTTAGCGTAGGTGAGAATGAATTTTTTTCTGGGCAAAACATCTTTTCCCATTAAAACATCAAAAATCCTATCCGCTTCTTTGGCGTCTTCAATGGTTACTTGAAGCAAAACCCGATTTTGAGGATCCATGGTCGTTGTCCACAACTCTTCACTATTCATTTCCCCAAGGCCTTTGTATCTTTGAATATTTATTCCGGAGGTCTTTTTACTCGCTGAATCTGTCGCCTCATCTTCACCCACCGAGCTTTTGCGAAGCAAAAGTGAAGGTAAAGAAGAGGATGAAATTCTCTTCGCCTTCGCTCGGCTTCGCCCCGCTCGGGTCAGTAATTTTAAAACTTCTAATTTTTGGTCCTCGGTATAAGCGTGTCTAATTTCCTTTCCGGCCTGAATTTTGTAAAGTGGCGGTTGGGCAATATAGAGATAACCTCTTTCAATTAATGGTTTGAAATACCGATAAAAAAAAGTTAGAAGTAAGGCTCTGATATGATTTCCGTCTGAATCGGCGTCAACGCAAATAATTATTTGATGATATCTGGTTTTTTCAATATTAAAATCTTCGGCAATGGCAGTTCCCAAAGCGATGATTAAAGACCTAATTTCTTTGGAACTTAAAATTTTATCTAAGCGAGCTCTCTCAACATTTAAGATTTTACCGCGTAAAGGTAAAATGGCCTGGAAGTGCCGGTCGCGCGCCTGCCTTGAACTATTATGCACGAAAATTCCCGAAGCTAATGCAAAATTATGAGTATTTTCAACTTCTAAATCGTAAACGTCCATTCTATTTTTTAATTTAATAATTTTTCTAATTTTATGATTGTAACTTAAGACAGCTTCTTTTAATTTTTCTTCATCGTTCCCAAAAAACCTTTGGCAAATTGTATCAAATCTTAAAATACTTTTATCGTTTATCTTCAATCTTTCTTGATTGTATTTTTCTCTATCAAGCTGGCCGCATTGCTCAAAAATTTCTCTCATCAATTTAAGGGCTTTTTCTTGGTAAGTTCGATTATAAGCTTTTTTTCTTTTAATTCTAAATTCGGGGTCCCACTGCTCTTTAGTTTTCTGCGATCGCCATTTTAAAAGTGTTTCATTTTGCCACTGTTTTTTGGCTTTTTTGGAAAGTTCTTCTCTCTTTTCTGGATGTCTCTCAAAATACTCTTTTACTCTCTTAGCCCACTTCTTTCTATTTTTGGGGTTGCTCCAGTATCTTTTTTGACTCTCGTATAAGAGTTTATTGTTTTTTTCTCGATATTTTGGATTTTTTTTGTAAAATTCTAGAAATTTTTGAACCATGTATTGCTTATATTCTTCATTTTCCCATTGTTTTTTTGCTCTTTTGCTTAGCATCTCACTCATTTTTAACAGCGTAGCCCTAACTTTTTCTCGATACGCTTTTGTTTGATGAAATTTTCTTATTTTTTCTTGGACATCTTCTCTAAATAAATTTTGCCTCGCGATTTTTCCATGATAATAAAGGTGTCTCATTTTATCCATTCTTGTCACATTATCTGGATTATTATTTTTTTTATTAAAATCAATGTGGTGAATGCAGGATTTTTTCTCTTTTGTATATTTCCCATTTTTTAAATTATATTCATCGGCTAAAAGATGAGTAAAAATCCACTTGTGAGCCTTAGGTTCATAAACCATTTCGTAACCTTCAATTTTAATTCTGCCTTTAATTTTGGAATATTTTCGGTATAGGGGCATTAGAGAATTCTGTTGTGCCAAATCTTCTGCTCTTTTATAAGAACCACTTCTTAACATAAAGCGGTGGTCTGGAGTACAAACGATTTCTTCTCCGCTATCAAGAATAATTTTTATAACCTTCGCATTTTTTCGGGTCTTTCTTAGATTTTGAATCAAACCAATCCCTATTCTGCCATTTTCTTTTATGGTGTAACAGTAATTTTTCTTTCC
This DNA window, taken from Candidatus Nealsonbacteria bacterium, encodes the following:
- the nusG gene encoding transcription termination/antitermination protein NusG; the encoded protein is MPKQILPQKKNWYVIHTYSGYEEAVAKALKQRMESLAMEDKIFNVIVPKEKKIKIKNGKRKVVEEKIYPGYVLVEMIVTDDSWYIVRNTPNVTGFVGSGTTPIPVSEQEIENLIKRMKVEEPQYKIEAKIGDLVKIIDGPFKDFDGKISEIDQERGKIKILVNMFGRDTVVELDSLQIKKI
- the secE gene encoding preprotein translocase subunit SecE, which encodes MKLLTKIPIFFKEVKLEMKKVNWPSRQETIKYTLIVIGISLAMAVLLGTLDFVFSTLLNRFIL